The Methanothermobacter tenebrarum genome has a window encoding:
- a CDS encoding energy-converting hydrogenase B subunit J, protein MLYAGPSLFGFLIGFILGTRIKEDEELRFPLSSYIVILIAAILMAWQLGPFPYYHDLPLASGFIAAFIGIIAGRIIRG, encoded by the coding sequence ATGTTGTACGCTGGTCCGAGCCTTTTCGGATTCCTAATAGGTTTCATCCTCGGAACAAGAATAAAAGAAGATGAAGAACTGAGATTTCCCCTATCATCTTATATTGTGATCTTAATAGCTGCAATTTTAATGGCATGGCAGCTAGGCCCATTCCCATACTATCATGATCTGCCATTAGCAAGCGGTTTCATAGCAGCATTCATTGGTATAATAGCAGGGAGGATCATAAGAGGCTAG